The following proteins are co-located in the Robbsia betulipollinis genome:
- a CDS encoding AarF/UbiB family protein, which yields MRRLATLWRLGALFVTASRGAPHGGPLQGVLRSLAMQSRRREAMASTASAPPLHHLSGVVALAARALERHPALAEAAVRVAFAEMGALSEPYAPEATRAALQRALPGPRFQDIAALSAAPVRCGIAEQTHSARLGAAPVSITLLRMDIRAHLADDLDLAERAARFAQYRSRRARASGLRAWVVTLRGSIHAMLDLRQRAADQSFLRYKLRDDARVLVPEVLWDYCNETVLTTRAVRHVPVTDAAALRAAGLDPAALIAVLIECFFEISMGAGMVHAGLDAAGARVSVEADTLGRLVLDAETPMLFMAAHERGFLVTAADALLRGDHKTAAREHFEQGRPARPHPAHEVMVETTYRRAAERFATPEARRGTSVAALLTALGQGTLEHAFSDTHIRIASRAALLSRSVAAIESMAARLAPDLDVWDIVRRVLARLMADQFTAHGLVAQMTQEVMRWPHTLPRVPRLLAQQLSAAAARQRSLSGSASANAGPGRGSAAHPE from the coding sequence ATGCGACGTCTTGCGACCCTCTGGCGTCTGGGCGCCTTGTTCGTCACCGCCAGCCGGGGGGCGCCGCATGGCGGGCCGCTGCAGGGCGTCCTGCGCTCCCTGGCGATGCAATCGCGGCGTCGCGAGGCGATGGCGAGCACGGCGTCGGCGCCGCCGCTGCACCATCTCTCGGGAGTCGTGGCGCTTGCCGCGCGCGCGCTCGAACGGCATCCCGCGCTGGCGGAGGCGGCGGTTCGGGTGGCATTCGCCGAGATGGGGGCGCTGTCCGAACCCTACGCGCCCGAGGCGACGCGCGCGGCCCTGCAACGGGCGCTGCCCGGTCCCCGTTTTCAGGACATCGCGGCGTTGAGCGCGGCACCTGTACGTTGCGGTATTGCCGAGCAGACGCATTCGGCGCGGCTGGGCGCGGCGCCGGTGAGCATCACGCTGCTGCGCATGGACATCCGCGCGCATCTCGCCGACGACCTCGATCTCGCCGAGCGGGCCGCACGTTTCGCGCAATATCGTTCGCGACGGGCCCGGGCCAGCGGTTTGCGGGCCTGGGTGGTAACGCTGCGCGGCTCGATTCACGCCATGCTGGACCTGCGGCAGCGCGCGGCCGATCAGAGCTTCCTGCGCTACAAGCTCCGCGACGACGCCCGCGTGCTCGTCCCCGAAGTGCTCTGGGACTATTGCAACGAGACCGTGTTGACCACACGTGCGGTGCGGCATGTGCCCGTGACCGATGCCGCCGCATTGCGCGCCGCGGGTCTGGATCCCGCCGCGCTGATCGCAGTCCTGATCGAATGTTTTTTCGAGATATCGATGGGCGCGGGTATGGTTCACGCGGGCCTCGACGCCGCCGGCGCGCGGGTCAGCGTCGAGGCCGATACGCTGGGCCGCCTGGTGCTCGACGCCGAGACGCCCATGCTGTTCATGGCCGCGCACGAGCGGGGGTTTCTCGTGACGGCGGCCGATGCCCTGCTGCGGGGCGATCACAAAACCGCCGCCCGCGAGCACTTCGAACAGGGCCGGCCGGCGCGGCCCCATCCCGCGCACGAGGTGATGGTGGAGACGACTTACCGGCGCGCCGCGGAGCGGTTCGCCACGCCCGAGGCGCGCCGCGGCACGAGCGTGGCGGCGTTATTGACGGCGCTCGGCCAGGGAACGCTGGAGCATGCGTTCAGCGATACCCATATCCGTATCGCCTCGCGCGCGGCCTTGCTGTCGCGCTCCGTGGCAGCCATCGAGTCGATGGCTGCCCGGCTCGCTCCCGATCTCGATGTCTGGGACATCGTCCGGCGGGTGCTCGCGCGCCTGATGGCCGACCAGTTCACGGCACATGGCCTTGTCGCGCAGATGACGCAGGAAGTGATGCGCTGGCCGCACACGCTGCCGCGTGTTCCCCGCCTGCTTGCCCAGCAACTGAGCGCCGCTGCCGCACGGCAACGCTCGCTCAGCGGGTCAGCATCAGCAAATGCCGGTCCGGGTCGCGGATCAGCAGCGCATCCGGAGTAG
- a CDS encoding VOC family protein, translated as MTPSPPATPEAPTTPSGVRARIVRLSRNVRHLARSTAFYETRLGFVRCGPSQTLDPALACLWGASGQPLERQRLQLGASELELVGVGSVTAAGHSEDSRADDLWFQHFAIRCPDLGQAFARLYRPDPGVPLPRAISHRGDGTPGPILLPESSGGVTAFKFRDPDGHPVELLGFPARPGDARDAQPAGIDHSAISVANAAASVRFYERWLGFSLASRQCNTGIGQDHLDGLDGVRVDVVGLQTASGHAPHLELLGYRFAPRTGHPPPTGLHDVVSDRLVIRVADLDALRRAWTALGLPVEAATPDALLIRDPDRHLLMLTR; from the coding sequence ATGACCCCGTCCCCCCCGGCGACCCCCGAAGCTCCTACGACACCGAGCGGCGTCCGGGCACGCATCGTTCGCCTGTCGCGCAACGTGCGGCACCTCGCTCGCAGCACGGCATTTTACGAAACGCGACTCGGCTTCGTGCGGTGCGGTCCGTCGCAAACGCTCGACCCCGCGCTCGCCTGTCTGTGGGGCGCGTCCGGCCAGCCGCTCGAACGGCAGCGTCTGCAGCTTGGCGCGAGCGAACTGGAACTGGTGGGCGTCGGTAGCGTGACGGCCGCGGGCCATTCCGAGGACAGTCGCGCGGACGACCTCTGGTTCCAGCACTTCGCGATTCGCTGCCCCGATCTCGGCCAGGCGTTCGCCCGCCTTTACCGGCCAGACCCCGGCGTGCCCTTGCCGCGGGCCATATCGCATCGCGGCGACGGCACGCCCGGCCCCATCCTTCTGCCGGAAAGCAGCGGCGGCGTGACCGCGTTCAAATTCCGTGATCCCGATGGGCATCCGGTGGAGTTGCTGGGTTTCCCCGCGCGGCCCGGTGACGCGAGGGATGCACAGCCTGCCGGCATCGATCATTCCGCGATCAGCGTCGCGAACGCCGCGGCGAGCGTCCGGTTCTATGAACGATGGCTCGGTTTCTCCCTCGCCAGCCGGCAATGCAACACGGGCATCGGGCAGGACCATCTCGACGGACTCGACGGGGTACGGGTCGACGTGGTGGGACTTCAGACCGCATCGGGACATGCGCCGCATCTGGAACTGCTCGGCTACCGTTTCGCGCCGCGTACCGGACATCCGCCCCCGACGGGTCTGCACGACGTCGTCAGTGACCGGCTCGTGATCCGGGTCGCCGATCTCGACGCGCTGCGGCGCGCCTGGACGGCCCTCGGCCTGCCGGTCGAGGCCGCTACTCCGGATGCGCTGCTGATCCGCGACCCGGACCGGCATTTGCTGATGCTGACCCGCTGA
- a CDS encoding SMP-30/gluconolactonase/LRE family protein: protein MDGFDIIDPRFRACVLPNAPLEKLADGFRWLEGPVWFGDADCLLFSDLPNDRVLRWTESGGVSVYRQPSGFANGHTRDRQGRLISCSHQHRCITRTEWDGSVTVLGERYAGQRLNSPNDVVVKRDGTIWFTDPPYGIQTDYEGGKQIAERPACVYRLNPATGELRVVSEAFEGPNGLCFSPDERRLYVSESGAQFAEQPVQHISVMTMSDDGEHCGAPVLFHKIAPGFADGFRCDEAGRIWSSAADGVHCIAPDGALLGKIKVPFTVSNLAFGGRNRSRLFICASHTLYAIYLNCRGLPFP from the coding sequence ATGGACGGCTTCGACATCATCGATCCCCGCTTCCGCGCGTGCGTCTTGCCCAACGCACCGCTGGAGAAGCTGGCGGACGGTTTCCGCTGGCTGGAAGGCCCGGTGTGGTTCGGCGACGCGGATTGCCTGCTGTTCAGCGACCTGCCCAACGACCGTGTCCTGCGCTGGACCGAGTCCGGGGGAGTCAGCGTCTACCGCCAGCCATCCGGCTTCGCCAACGGCCATACCCGCGACCGCCAGGGGCGCCTGATAAGCTGTTCGCACCAGCACCGCTGCATCACCCGGACCGAGTGGGACGGCAGCGTGACCGTGCTGGGGGAACGCTACGCGGGCCAGCGCCTGAACTCGCCCAACGATGTCGTGGTCAAGCGCGACGGCACGATCTGGTTCACCGATCCTCCCTACGGCATCCAGACCGATTACGAAGGCGGCAAACAGATTGCCGAACGGCCGGCCTGCGTGTACCGGCTGAACCCGGCCACCGGCGAGCTGCGGGTCGTCAGCGAGGCGTTTGAAGGCCCCAACGGCCTGTGCTTCTCGCCGGACGAGCGCCGCCTGTATGTCTCGGAAAGCGGCGCGCAGTTCGCCGAGCAACCGGTGCAGCATATCAGCGTCATGACGATGTCCGACGATGGCGAGCACTGCGGCGCGCCCGTACTGTTCCACAAGATCGCGCCGGGTTTCGCCGACGGATTTCGCTGCGACGAGGCCGGCCGTATCTGGTCGAGCGCCGCCGACGGCGTGCACTGCATCGCGCCCGACGGCGCCCTTCTGGGCAAGATCAAGGTACCGTTCACGGTCTCGAACCTCGCGTTCGGCGGGCGCAACCGTAGCCGCCTGTTCATCTGCGCCTCGCATACGCTCTATGCCATCTACCTCAACTGCCGGGGCCTGCCCTTTCCATGA
- a CDS encoding cupin domain-containing protein: MTETLHAPLLPPNDANDPANPPRVGYWHLWTDEQGVSHHAWCMLEHFTLKGVGAAAPQWNDPQPRGQATTVFTIQPVGWVGEWHENPAPQWIVPLSGRWWVEAMDGTRVEMGPGELAFGEDQGCIADAAGRKGHRSGTIGGEPARLMTVQLHVAPVHRPGHLR; the protein is encoded by the coding sequence ATGACCGAAACCCTGCATGCCCCCCTGCTTCCTCCGAACGATGCGAACGACCCTGCCAATCCGCCCCGGGTTGGCTACTGGCATCTCTGGACCGATGAACAAGGCGTCAGCCACCATGCATGGTGCATGCTCGAGCACTTCACGCTGAAGGGCGTCGGCGCGGCCGCGCCGCAATGGAACGACCCGCAGCCACGCGGCCAGGCGACGACGGTTTTCACGATCCAGCCCGTTGGCTGGGTGGGCGAATGGCATGAAAATCCCGCGCCGCAATGGATCGTCCCGCTCTCGGGGCGCTGGTGGGTGGAGGCCATGGACGGCACCCGTGTGGAGATGGGCCCGGGCGAGCTGGCATTCGGCGAAGACCAGGGATGCATTGCCGACGCGGCCGGACGCAAGGGCCACCGCTCGGGAACGATCGGCGGCGAACCTGCCCGCCTGATGACCGTGCAACTTCACGTCGCGCCGGTTCACCGGCCCGGCCATCTGCGCTGA
- a CDS encoding DoxX family protein, giving the protein MHTLDLLALPFIARLCLVIMFPFSALDKIVHWRDALKQAKSSILPGAPFMLVLAIIVEFVTPVCIVTGWYDRIAAFVLAGFCVVTALLYHPFWSYPDFWSQDGAGRSHFWDFLKNFGLTGGLLLLVIGGAPVPATTVLHAPLSSAPYAASNPPPSGATQ; this is encoded by the coding sequence ATGCATACCCTCGATCTGTTGGCCCTGCCCTTCATCGCCCGGCTCTGCCTGGTCATCATGTTTCCCTTCAGCGCGCTGGACAAGATCGTCCACTGGCGTGACGCCCTCAAGCAGGCGAAATCGTCGATCCTGCCGGGTGCGCCCTTCATGCTGGTGCTGGCGATCATCGTGGAATTCGTCACGCCGGTGTGCATCGTCACCGGCTGGTACGACCGCATCGCCGCGTTCGTGCTGGCGGGCTTTTGCGTGGTTACCGCGCTGCTTTACCACCCATTCTGGTCGTATCCCGATTTCTGGTCGCAGGACGGGGCGGGACGCAGCCACTTCTGGGATTTCCTGAAAAATTTCGGACTGACCGGCGGCTTGCTGCTGCTCGTCATCGGCGGCGCTCCGGTGCCGGCCACGACGGTCTTGCATGCCCCGCTGTCGTCCGCTCCCTACGCCGCCAGCAATCCCCCGCCCTCTGGAGCGACCCAATGA
- a CDS encoding GMC oxidoreductase → MTRYDVIVIGSGPGGASLAHRLAGTGKSILMLERGDYLKREPANWDSKTVFVDGAYQTQETWYGADGRKFRPGLHYFVGGNSKVYGAALLRLRERDFGELPHKDGVSPAWPLDYQDFEPYYTAAEKLFHVHGQRGEDPTEPPASAPYPHPAVSHEPRIQRLDASLREAGHHPFHLPLGILLDEKDGRVTPTSTCIRCDAFDGFPCLLNGKADAQVMCVDPTLARHDNFTLLTNTYVTKLLTNDSGTTVTAVEATRDGETIRFSADIVVVACGALSSALLLLRSGTERHPKGLANGSDQVGRNYMRHNQSVLMALMREPHDTVFQKTLALSDFYFGADDFAFPLGLIQMCATSHADQIRGEALPGWLEWLPEMPFEQMARHSIDFWLSSEDLPRSENRIRYDGERVVLDIQEGNMEAHHLLRQKLQDLLTQSGAHPTFMERNLYLGKNIPIGGTAHQAGTARFGTDPASSVLDLDCKAHELDNLYVSDASFFPSIGAVNPTLTIIANALRVADRIGARLGASLPPL, encoded by the coding sequence ATGACTCGTTACGATGTGATTGTCATCGGCAGCGGCCCCGGGGGCGCCTCGCTCGCGCACCGCCTGGCCGGCACCGGAAAGTCGATCCTGATGCTGGAAAGAGGCGACTATCTGAAACGGGAACCGGCGAACTGGGATTCGAAAACGGTCTTCGTCGACGGCGCGTATCAGACCCAGGAAACCTGGTACGGCGCCGATGGCCGCAAATTCCGCCCGGGCCTGCACTATTTCGTCGGCGGCAATTCCAAGGTGTACGGCGCCGCGCTGCTGCGTCTGCGCGAAAGAGACTTCGGCGAACTGCCGCACAAGGACGGCGTCTCGCCGGCCTGGCCGCTCGATTATCAGGACTTCGAGCCGTATTACACCGCGGCGGAGAAGCTGTTCCATGTCCATGGTCAACGCGGCGAGGATCCGACAGAACCGCCTGCCAGCGCGCCCTATCCCCACCCGGCCGTCTCGCACGAGCCGCGCATCCAGCGCCTGGACGCGTCGCTGCGCGAGGCCGGACATCACCCGTTCCACCTGCCGCTGGGCATCCTGCTCGACGAGAAGGATGGCCGCGTCACCCCGACCAGCACCTGCATCCGGTGCGATGCCTTCGACGGTTTTCCCTGTCTGTTGAACGGCAAGGCCGACGCCCAGGTGATGTGCGTCGATCCCACCCTGGCCAGGCACGACAACTTCACGCTGCTCACGAATACCTATGTGACGAAGCTGCTCACCAACGACAGCGGCACCACCGTCACCGCGGTGGAGGCGACGCGCGACGGCGAGACGATACGATTCAGCGCGGATATCGTCGTGGTTGCCTGCGGCGCGCTGTCGTCGGCCCTGCTGCTGCTGCGCTCGGGCACGGAACGGCACCCGAAGGGCCTGGCAAATGGCTCGGATCAGGTCGGTCGCAACTATATGCGGCACAATCAGTCGGTGTTGATGGCGCTGATGCGCGAGCCCCACGACACGGTGTTTCAGAAAACGCTGGCGCTCAGCGATTTTTACTTCGGTGCGGACGACTTCGCGTTTCCGCTGGGGCTGATCCAGATGTGCGCGACTTCGCATGCGGATCAGATTCGTGGCGAAGCGTTGCCCGGTTGGCTGGAATGGCTGCCCGAAATGCCGTTCGAACAGATGGCACGGCATTCGATCGATTTCTGGTTGTCGAGCGAGGATCTGCCCCGCAGCGAAAATCGCATCCGCTACGACGGCGAGCGCGTGGTGCTGGACATCCAGGAAGGCAATATGGAAGCGCATCACCTGCTCAGGCAAAAGCTGCAGGATCTGCTCACGCAGTCCGGCGCGCATCCCACCTTCATGGAACGCAATCTGTATCTGGGCAAGAATATCCCGATTGGCGGCACCGCCCATCAGGCGGGCACGGCCCGCTTCGGCACCGACCCGGCGAGTTCGGTGCTCGATCTCGATTGCAAGGCCCATGAACTCGACAACCTCTATGTCAGCGATGCAAGCTTCTTCCCGTCGATCGGCGCGGTGAACCCGACCCTGACGATCATCGCCAACGCGCTGCGTGTCGCCGACCGCATCGGCGCGCGCCTGGGCGCCTCGCTTCCCCCCTTGTGA
- a CDS encoding copper resistance CopC family protein produces MTILPSTAAFTRGAAALLLLAGAQLAHAQAKPITQIPSPDSTIAAAPNEIEMGFNKELKPRGSSLTLTDAQGKSLANGKSHLSPTDSKTMTVGARKFGPGTYSVAWVAVAVDGQRTKGNYVFTVK; encoded by the coding sequence ATGACGATCCTGCCATCCACCGCCGCCTTCACACGCGGTGCCGCCGCCTTGCTGTTGCTGGCCGGCGCCCAGCTGGCGCACGCGCAAGCCAAGCCGATCACGCAGATTCCTTCGCCGGATTCGACGATCGCCGCCGCGCCGAATGAAATCGAGATGGGCTTCAACAAGGAACTCAAGCCGCGCGGCAGCTCGCTGACCTTGACCGATGCCCAGGGCAAATCGCTGGCCAACGGCAAATCCCATCTGAGTCCTACCGACAGCAAGACCATGACGGTCGGTGCACGGAAATTCGGTCCCGGCACATATTCGGTCGCATGGGTCGCGGTCGCCGTGGACGGCCAGCGTACCAAGGGCAATTACGTATTTACCGTGAAGTAA
- a CDS encoding MFS transporter: MASASSRPLGGIIAGHFGDRIGRKRVLVYSLMAMGVATLLTGLLPTYASIGLWATALLVGLRLLQGIATGAEWGGASLLAVEHAGARHRGLLGSFTQVGSAAGMLLASATFLTVRSVLDPSVFDAWGWRMPFLLSIVLVGIGVFVRLKLEEPTVFLDVQAQERIVAHPVAEVLRHHARAVFVTIGLRLVQPAMYAILTTYSISYLHLRRGDTRFALGAVLVGSAVAIVATPCWAWLSDRIGRRGPALFAIIGMGILVWPFFAFLDGGNLAYLPLVVAVALGVFDAAIYAPGAAWFAEQFPVEVRYSGVSLGYQVGTLISGGLTPFIATYLYAVGGGAPWLICGFISFYAVLSLAAALAAQDPVRTDRLPRAASPAREREIGDLA, encoded by the coding sequence ATGGCGTCGGCTTCTTCGCGTCCGCTCGGCGGCATCATCGCCGGGCATTTCGGCGACCGTATCGGCAGAAAACGGGTGCTGGTGTATTCGCTGATGGCGATGGGCGTCGCCACCTTGCTGACCGGACTGTTGCCGACGTATGCATCGATCGGCCTGTGGGCGACGGCGCTGCTGGTGGGACTGCGGCTGCTGCAGGGCATCGCGACCGGCGCGGAATGGGGCGGGGCGTCCCTTCTTGCCGTCGAGCACGCCGGTGCGAGGCATCGGGGCTTGTTGGGATCGTTCACGCAAGTGGGCTCCGCCGCGGGCATGCTGCTCGCCTCCGCGACCTTTCTCACGGTCCGGTCCGTGCTCGATCCGTCGGTCTTCGACGCCTGGGGCTGGCGCATGCCGTTTCTGCTAAGTATCGTGCTGGTAGGCATCGGCGTCTTCGTGCGGCTGAAACTCGAGGAGCCGACGGTTTTTCTCGACGTCCAGGCGCAGGAACGAATCGTCGCCCATCCGGTGGCCGAGGTGCTGCGGCACCATGCGCGCGCCGTGTTCGTCACGATCGGACTGCGGCTCGTGCAGCCCGCGATGTACGCGATCCTGACGACCTATTCGATCAGCTATCTGCATCTCAGGCGCGGCGACACGCGTTTCGCGCTGGGCGCCGTGCTGGTGGGCTCGGCCGTTGCAATCGTCGCCACGCCATGCTGGGCCTGGCTGTCCGACCGGATCGGCCGCCGCGGCCCGGCGCTGTTCGCGATCATCGGCATGGGCATTCTGGTGTGGCCGTTCTTTGCGTTTCTCGACGGCGGCAATCTCGCCTACCTGCCGCTGGTCGTCGCCGTCGCGTTGGGCGTCTTCGACGCGGCAATCTACGCGCCCGGCGCGGCGTGGTTCGCGGAGCAGTTTCCGGTCGAGGTGCGGTATAGCGGCGTGTCGCTCGGCTATCAGGTCGGTACGCTGATATCCGGGGGGCTGACGCCGTTCATCGCGACCTACCTGTATGCGGTGGGCGGCGGCGCGCCCTGGCTGATCTGCGGCTTCATTTCCTTCTACGCCGTCCTCAGCCTCGCCGCGGCGCTTGCCGCGCAGGACCCGGTACGCACCGACAGGCTCCCGCGCGCGGCATCACCCGCGCGGGAGCGGGAAATCGGGGACCTCGCGTGA
- a CDS encoding carboxymuconolactone decarboxylase family protein, translating into MTHEADARVLANLERQYPPAQAFRRFSRSHWADGALSSRDKHLIAVAVAQVTRCGYCIAHHALLARDLGASLAELLAASYVTAALESLGDSEIRVGADLAVTASDARLADGPIARSRHDFVRDVLQDATLPLSLRGVLAAAIAYAKGNGPWQAAFHAFALDSGVVPAALEEAYAVAAVIRTGVVYAHTLGLARIFEPH; encoded by the coding sequence ATGACACACGAAGCCGACGCCCGCGTTCTGGCGAATCTGGAAAGACAGTACCCGCCCGCGCAAGCCTTCCGCCGGTTTTCCCGATCCCATTGGGCCGATGGCGCCCTGAGCAGCCGGGACAAACACCTGATCGCGGTAGCGGTCGCGCAGGTGACGCGGTGCGGGTATTGCATCGCGCACCACGCGTTGCTGGCGCGGGACCTGGGTGCCTCGCTGGCGGAACTGCTGGCGGCATCCTATGTCACCGCCGCGCTGGAATCGCTCGGCGACAGCGAGATTCGCGTCGGCGCGGATCTCGCGGTGACGGCGTCGGATGCGCGCCTCGCCGACGGCCCGATCGCCCGGTCGCGGCATGACTTCGTGCGCGACGTCCTGCAGGACGCGACGTTGCCGCTGTCATTGCGCGGCGTACTGGCCGCCGCCATCGCCTACGCCAAGGGAAACGGGCCATGGCAAGCCGCGTTTCATGCCTTCGCGCTCGATAGCGGCGTCGTTCCCGCCGCGCTGGAGGAAGCGTACGCGGTGGCCGCCGTGATCAGGACGGGCGTGGTGTACGCACACACCCTGGGTCTCGCACGGATCTTCGAACCGCATTGA
- a CDS encoding argininosuccinate lyase, whose translation MKLLIRTLPLVVALHAVAALAQQAPGRDEFFWLGEINKASAVINTDEGLLDKSLAPRLAAGVAQVIADGNQPGAKRPRNVITFEPLLIKAAGEDVTLLHAGRSSQDMLATLRSAILRDDLLNLADQLNRTSGTLVALAQKYAATVVPNYTNGVAAQPNSYGHYLLGYAAALDRDAQRIRETYARVDRSSMGTTVLNGTSWPLDRERMARYLGFSAIVDNAYDASQLSSVDEPVEVGAIVTSVALHTGSFIQDVMTQYAESRPWILLQEGGVNTYVSSAMPQKRNPGLLIRTRVEASTAITLAMGVVMQAHNLPPGMSDAKDVETNNAMVGSAISVLKGWNTVLNALVINPDRALEELNSDWTASQELADVLMRKYKLPFRVGHHFASNVVEYARQNDIKPLDFPYADARRIYAQTVANTPYAGNLPMSETEFRSTLDPVAIVDHRETSGGPQPAEMARMLKNARQRIAQQSDWIAARRAAIDGSLAKLDGDFDTLLARR comes from the coding sequence ATGAAACTGCTCATCCGCACGCTTCCCCTTGTCGTTGCGCTGCACGCCGTTGCCGCACTGGCCCAGCAGGCCCCCGGCCGCGACGAATTCTTCTGGCTCGGGGAGATCAACAAGGCGAGCGCGGTGATCAATACCGACGAAGGTCTGCTGGACAAGTCGCTGGCGCCCCGGCTCGCCGCGGGCGTGGCGCAGGTGATCGCCGACGGCAACCAGCCCGGCGCCAAGCGCCCGCGCAACGTCATCACCTTCGAACCGTTGCTGATCAAGGCGGCCGGCGAGGACGTCACATTGCTGCATGCGGGACGTTCGAGCCAGGACATGCTGGCGACCCTGCGTTCGGCGATCCTGCGCGACGACCTGCTGAACCTGGCCGATCAGTTGAACCGCACATCCGGCACGCTGGTCGCGCTGGCGCAGAAATACGCAGCGACGGTCGTGCCGAACTATACCAACGGCGTCGCCGCCCAGCCGAACAGCTATGGTCATTACCTGCTCGGCTATGCGGCGGCACTCGACCGCGACGCCCAGCGCATCCGCGAAACGTATGCGCGGGTCGACCGTTCCTCGATGGGCACCACGGTGCTCAACGGCACCAGCTGGCCGCTGGACCGGGAGCGGATGGCCCGTTATCTCGGTTTTTCGGCGATCGTCGACAATGCGTACGACGCGTCGCAGCTCTCGTCGGTGGACGAACCGGTGGAGGTGGGTGCCATCGTCACCAGCGTGGCGCTGCACACGGGCAGCTTCATCCAGGATGTGATGACGCAGTATGCGGAGTCGCGCCCGTGGATCCTGCTGCAGGAAGGCGGCGTGAACACCTATGTGTCGAGCGCGATGCCGCAGAAGCGCAATCCGGGTCTGCTGATCCGCACGCGCGTCGAGGCGTCGACGGCGATCACCCTGGCGATGGGCGTCGTCATGCAGGCGCACAACCTGCCGCCGGGCATGAGCGACGCGAAGGATGTCGAGACCAATAACGCGATGGTCGGCAGCGCGATCAGCGTGCTCAAGGGCTGGAATACGGTGTTGAACGCGCTGGTCATCAATCCCGACCGCGCGCTGGAGGAACTGAACAGCGACTGGACCGCGTCGCAGGAACTCGCCGATGTACTGATGCGCAAGTACAAGCTGCCGTTCCGCGTCGGTCATCACTTCGCGTCGAACGTCGTGGAATACGCGCGGCAGAACGACATCAAGCCGCTGGATTTCCCGTATGCCGACGCGCGGCGAATCTACGCGCAGACGGTGGCGAACACCCCGTACGCGGGGAATCTGCCGATGAGCGAGACGGAATTCCGCTCGACGCTGGATCCGGTCGCCATCGTCGATCACCGCGAGACCAGCGGCGGCCCGCAGCCTGCCGAAATGGCGCGAATGTTGAAGAACGCCCGCCAGCGCATCGCGCAACAGAGCGACTGGATCGCGGCACGCCGCGCCGCGATCGACGGCTCGCTGGCGAAGCTCGACGGGGACTTCGACACGCTGCTCGCCAGGCGTTGA